The Chlorobaculum sp. MV4-Y genome contains the following window.
GCTGCCGATGAACCCCGACGGCCCGGACGAGGCGCTCGAAGCGCTGGTGAGGGAGCATGGCGTCGATTGCCTGCTCGCGAAGGAGAGCGGCGAGTCTGGCTTTTTCTCATCGAAACTCCGGGTTGCCGAAAGGTGCGGGATTCCCGTCATCGTCATCCGCCGTCCCTCCGTCCCGGCGTTCGATACCGTCGTCTTCTCCGTCGATGAGCTTGAAAAATGCCTGACGGAGCACCCCGCCCTGAAGCCGCTTCGGACGGGCTACACCACCGGAGCCTGCGCCGCCGCCGCCACGAAAGCCGCCATGATCGCGCTCCTCGACGGCACCGCGCCCGAGTCGGTCACGATCACGCTGCCGTCCGGCAAAGTCGCCAGCTTCGGGATCGTCTCGTACCGCGTGGAGCAAGGTTCTGCCCGGTGCGGCGTGCGGAAGTTCGCGGGCGACGACCCCGACGTGACGCACGGGCTGTTGATCGTAAGCGAGGTCGTGCTCGTGCCGGGCGGCGGGCTGGACGAGGTGCGATTTCTGCAAGGCGAGGGGGTGGGCAGGGTGACGCTACCGGGGCTTGAGATTCCGCCCGGCGAACCGGCGATTAACTTGGTGCCGCGCCGGATGATCCGGGAGTGCGTCGCCGCCGAGCTGCGCCAGCGCGGATTGCGCTCCGCCGTCGCGGTCACGATTTCAGCGCCGGGCGGGGAGGTGGTCGCCCACAAAACCATGAACGCCCGGCTCGGCATCACCGGCGGCATCTCGATCCTCGGCACCAGCGGCGAGGTCGTGCCCTACTCGATGGAGGCTTGGCTCGCCAGCATCCGCCAGTCCATCGCCGTCGCCGCCGCCAACGGCTGCACGACCCTCGTCCTTACCTCCGGCCTGCGGAGCGAACGTCATCTCCGCACGCTCTACCCAGGCCTGCCGGAACTGGCCAGCATCCACTACGGCAACTTCATCGGGCGCACCCTCGAACTGGTGCGTGAAAACGGTGGTTTCAGCCATGTTATCGTCGGCGTTATGCTGGCCAAAGCCACCAAGCTCGCCCAGGGCGAGGCCGACCTCTCGAGCCGCGTCGTATCCCTCGATCCCCGATGGCTCGCCACTCTCGCCGCCGACCTCGGCTACAGCCCGGCAATCACGAGCCAGCTCGCCGACCTCCGCCTCGTACGAAACATGACGGAGATTGTCCCGTTCGGAAGCGACGAACCGCTCTATCCGGCCATCGCCAAAGCCTGCCATCGCGCCTGCCGCCAATGGCTCCCCGACACGCCGCTGACCTTCGTGCTGTTCGACATGGAAGGACGGGCGGTTGTTTTGGGCTGAATTGTTATTCCCTGTCCCAATATTAAGTGAATAGTTACCAACTCTATTTGCGGAGAATTGGTGGAGTTCTGTTATCAAGCATCAGAAAGTTACCGACTTTATTTATTCCCAAAGATTTCGCCTCCCTGAATTTTCTGCCTTACAGCGGGGCAAAGTTACTGACTTTATTTCCATTCCACAGTGGTTTCCCTTTTGCCGCGTCAGCCAGGCAAAAGGGGGCCTCTTTCTTTTGATAGACCGTCCAAAGATAAAGAGCAATTCGCTATGCCTTTCAGTTTTACAGTCTGGCGGCAAGCCTCTGGAGCGCAGCAGGTTATAGCAATAGCCGCTTCCGGGAATTATTTCTTCACCTCTTCCGGTTATCTGTCGAACAGTAATCCCCACCCAATTCAAACCGCAGATTCATGGAAGGCCATATCGTTCTCACGGGCGCTACCGGAGTAATCGGCAGCGAAGTCGCGCGCAGGCTTATCAAATCTGGCCGAAAGGTCGTTGTTTTTGCCCGATCTCCACAATCGGCAGCGGCCAAAGTGCCTGGTGCAGCGGATTATGTGCGCTGGGACTCGGATATGGCACCGGATGGATGGAGTTCATCGATTGATGGTGCGTATGCGGTTATTCATCTTGCCGGTCGGCCGCTACTTGAAACTCGCTGGACCGAGGAGCACAAAGTGGCCTGCTACGACTCCCGCATCAAGGGCACCAGGGCGCTGGTGGCTGCGATGGCGTCAGCTTCGGTCAAACCCAAGGTGTTCGTCTCTTCTTCGGCTATCGGTTACTATGGTTCGTTCGATCGATGCGAAGAGACCGATCCCCTGACGGAGAAGGCAGCACCGGGCAAGGATTTTCTCGCTAAAATCTGTTTTGACTGGGAAAAGGAGGCTCATTCGGCGGAAAAGCTTGGCATGAGGGTTGTGCTCCTCAGAACCGGTATCGTGCTTTCCACCAAAGGGGGGATGTTGCAGAAGATGATAACCCCTTTCAGTTACTTTGTCGGCGGGCCGGTTGGCTCCGGCGATCAGTGCCTGTCATGGATCCATCTCGATGACGAGGTGTCGATCATTCTCCAAGCGCTCGATAATGCTGACTGGAGCGGCCCGGTCAATGCGGTTGCCCCCGATGTGGTCAGCATGAAAGCTTTTGCAGATTCGCTTGGCTTGGTGATGCATCGCCCATCCCTGTTCCCGGTGCCGAAGCTGGCGGTTCAGATACTTCTGGGAGAGGGTGCCGACTATGCCGTCAAGGGGCAGAAGGTTTCGCCGGAGTTTCTCAAAGAGCACGACTTTCATTTCGCCTGGCCGTCGCTGCCTGAAGCGCTTGCCGATCTTGTCTCAAGAGGGATTTGACCGGCAGCGTTCACCGCTGACCCCCGAAGGGAGCCGCATCGGCATTCAAGGCCGACCCGTGAAATAGAAAAAGCGGGTCAGACCTTTTTTGTATAAGCCTGCCCGCCTGAAAAATCTTTTGCGTGCAGTTGTTGGTGTGCTCAGTATTGCTCTCTTCTGGGGGGGCGCTGCTCGCGAGGTCTTGCCTCGTTCACTTTTATGGTGCGGCCTTTAAAATCTTTGTTGTTCATGGCGTCGATAGCTGTGCGAGCTTCGCTTTCGTTCGGCATGTCAACGAACCCGAAGCCTTTGGAGCGGCCAGAAAATTTGTCAATGATGA
Protein-coding sequences here:
- the cbiD gene encoding cobalt-precorrin-5B (C(1))-methyltransferase CbiD; protein product: MAHDAGGVILLFGGTTEGRQAAALLDRLGLFFIYSTKTRVEPFASSHGEFRHGALDKAALEELVTSRGVRIVIDAAHPFASRLHASVFKVCQRLAIRLIRFDRAFVPLPDIAGLHPVAGFPEAIALLERLEPAKLLALTGVQSVAPLRPWWERNDMLLRILPSLASMELARHEGFPEAKLLPMNPDGPDEALEALVREHGVDCLLAKESGESGFFSSKLRVAERCGIPVIVIRRPSVPAFDTVVFSVDELEKCLTEHPALKPLRTGYTTGACAAAATKAAMIALLDGTAPESVTITLPSGKVASFGIVSYRVEQGSARCGVRKFAGDDPDVTHGLLIVSEVVLVPGGGLDEVRFLQGEGVGRVTLPGLEIPPGEPAINLVPRRMIRECVAAELRQRGLRSAVAVTISAPGGEVVAHKTMNARLGITGGISILGTSGEVVPYSMEAWLASIRQSIAVAAANGCTTLVLTSGLRSERHLRTLYPGLPELASIHYGNFIGRTLELVRENGGFSHVIVGVMLAKATKLAQGEADLSSRVVSLDPRWLATLAADLGYSPAITSQLADLRLVRNMTEIVPFGSDEPLYPAIAKACHRACRQWLPDTPLTFVLFDMEGRAVVLG
- a CDS encoding TIGR01777 family oxidoreductase, producing the protein MEGHIVLTGATGVIGSEVARRLIKSGRKVVVFARSPQSAAAKVPGAADYVRWDSDMAPDGWSSSIDGAYAVIHLAGRPLLETRWTEEHKVACYDSRIKGTRALVAAMASASVKPKVFVSSSAIGYYGSFDRCEETDPLTEKAAPGKDFLAKICFDWEKEAHSAEKLGMRVVLLRTGIVLSTKGGMLQKMITPFSYFVGGPVGSGDQCLSWIHLDDEVSIILQALDNADWSGPVNAVAPDVVSMKAFADSLGLVMHRPSLFPVPKLAVQILLGEGADYAVKGQKVSPEFLKEHDFHFAWPSLPEALADLVSRGI
- a CDS encoding RNA recognition motif domain-containing protein: MNIYIGNLPYSVTDGDLRDKFSEFGQVHSANIIIDKFSGRSKGFGFVDMPNESEARTAIDAMNNKDFKGRTIKVNEARPREQRPPRREQY